A genomic stretch from Neodiprion fabricii isolate iyNeoFabr1 chromosome 3, iyNeoFabr1.1, whole genome shotgun sequence includes:
- the LOC124177763 gene encoding protein PRRC2C isoform X8, which produces MSTLSGNVSKGEKGKSKFQSLDINNLYRTSRGESLEQHQQKNTIPRKHGMQSLGKVPSARRPPANLPSLKSEHSGSDPAVSLVPSGGSGWATTKDPATQTTNTTSNATTTPPTTSDTTTSNTPSPQCATGAVPATASPLQPPQPGQQNTSQTSHSTAPSWSAIMSRPGDAGGPVVAAVVGYAGLVGGGRGGRGALGLSFLAHQSPQFQHEFPSLSGQTSVSISNQSQTQPSSTTPNANSNAISVAAQQQSLLPQQSQSHSHSGDGTAGSQQAQSQQTRELTAQYGPGPSLRPQTEGSWIQGGSRTASGTGAGTPGPGNGNTPGAQGPPHIGVGGLPEGPAGGRPNLGQSLPMGMAQAGPNGSPAAQAATTPGASQNPSLHNYRGLIPPFMYRGSFPGGFPSQFPPNMGANGPRQRFTHPQERFPAPPRQQERERPPPPADEEIITRPIIKEEDLSRMDDISRDAGWAAHDDIDYNQKLAFSDDETEHEHHKKDEKKDFKDDKREESQPEEKEKSREREREPRDNREQSQSHRGWNQGPPPLSRDFRGTNGPVNHPPQQQMRTPHPPRGLEEDELWNQRRREQGEWVASTVERARQRKEEEEKRFRESIKQAADKKLQDLEQKIKEKYVKQKDDDSGSSSEPKSLISVPSSIIPVPDWERDRENRESRERDRSRTSSEGKDEKPVSRDSRDSRDTRDIRDTRETRDTRDTRETRDTRDTRDTRDVRDARDARDTRDVRDVRDTRDSRDSRDQPVSEFRQITQIERPNFMRSQDMSRNERERDRDQREIREREQPAFSKHFQNDLPPRFQKQQAERTGGAYNRVSPNAEQRPAPQAIPFSQQYDPSRWVHSSHPNVPNSVKKQSHSMPLPQRRNRTDSELSGPIEDDRPPSRDHRGLPRDDRYRHSSHRSYDGRKPSSGSYYDDHARYREYEYDDRHSRDSWERERHYDDRDRDNREREKKDYDNYSKSSPQQDPFDEREPTRERPENPEWRDDRRDMRDDRITQERQTDSRRDPPRDDRIDRSERPQRPDSRDSRASRESRTSLRDDDMHKSRDCGSWVNDIPDYEEKKRDPYREDNRDRRQPPGPVTREKLEADELKGEKRNLTQLKRSGSELDKKDSSKDSPTEAKKELDMWNRKLELSSENSRNVERGGDNSPKAWADAISPTLEMEDEKVFLEPMKDEKEIDEMKQSMEKLSVDNKRDDALCIEVKEDLKDEKRDKNVRNRTNSGSSRGRESGRSARQYGGYSVYTTRGWRGADQRGRRGGPRSLGRPGSARSGSYGHTDSELSGDEISGSTESGKEERRPARSPKSSQKLDKDDRNREVSRRDDKRGDYTQVRSDKRSYDSRSGREGFAPSGEPSRRGRGGFRNRGPTTGGRMNTNYGPPPSKSPFSTERNADDKEPNQQKPSSPTPESELPASGPQLSESTDDKIIAKQQALTAGITGRHTKSPSQQSQQQGNNKQDSLQNQNTVPQRSQVRKDEGRTKRNHSSSRRTQGREHRDGRFRGNPSNAPKQNSSDIGNDDWETTSDNSEEHIEDRKESRNTRNKSYGSRGNQSSHQNPTGNNQQSRRNDQSINNREQRERNVTKPSSTASRAPGAEKRNAQNASYNQRNHSGAIPPLMQNTQQNGRPRSQGSANSGPSNKAIIKESTVNRVDEIKLNDLNLVNQALNDINKKSVSKEKKVIDSELEVNNYSGGGDDGANSNEDKIDADGFQEVRSKKNVKESRHNQKEEAKPMRREKEKERERDRSKSKSNGPQPTPQQIQNIPPLLGQPIPQPANLPQKQFDRERNSNRQTLAPRFQKARLAKQQQQMGIGESNDTNKVNSNNIYVSKDSAGGPAPPPSVNAWDKPFTSQIRSNSPSTVPADIQLMSGITGQNEHNHETNEQVNSRGSSQRNSPNTEKTVNKTAKDIIVEKNVSDGTSPPVQTLIFENTNYSKTTKSGPSDLTLKSKFSNHMKTQQRVDKRGEIEDDGQLQQHQQQALSAVFSNKSNELMKDKSQEPIQMPLTFSKNEDNADMKLDFTFDSELSQLTEDAKSKSLGMPRSIHMTGGQSTISPSTAELNLKIASVKKVWENAPPMPTVVEHEDGSVVATANSFPQPFESNDVDDSYSPHQQYNQSNMKNEIATSTNVCKEFPQYPGSQAAQYGGMSAIPSPPAVLFNTGSGQLPAQAGGLYGAFQLDQSRSPFTQYAPYGQSLQSSFNQQSVYLQQPPPPPHAPSATPDMYQNNMSQYRITTAAAPPFGQNQQLSNNPNTVLISSSSNSLMSASVKPSTQPIGAIGTKAPHFQAPSAQPNQVTYIPYDPNQVLGVSGNYMGNSQLVQRPGPTVQPSANSYYSATSAGKPNTLLYVFPGSQTGFYQPGGAGQQTGTHYGLQGFGQHSQSLATGSATPVGLQNFGSQFLSGSGIQMAAAAAAQQYRNPTGGLPGPGNAAATFLGKHQQQEQSRQLKSPSGNQQDVLASVFSSTSQIPSPKSRNCKQQTPTQQPQPSPTQIHKYQQYQGATQSALVSSYSNYVLQQNVRGMGMPPPRPGIQPSQQRYPAPIQRPTPFPPGPNPNPGQQQPNCMPTQQQQQAQMNRHRPNIHQQQQQQQQQQQQQRNMKMSQQYYSNQGNVKMDSNDKQDSHNEKLSESSNGTQPGNKANVNQQDGENKEEVNQQNE; this is translated from the exons ATGTCTACTCTGTCGGGGAATGTGTCGAAGGGGGAGAAAGGAAAATCCAAGTTTCAATCGTTAGAcatcaataatttatacagGACAAGTAGG GGAGAATCCTTGGAGCAACATCAACAGAAAAACACAATACCACGGAAACATGGAATGCAGAGTTTGGGAAAGGTGCCTTCGGCACGGCGGCCACCTGCTAACTTGCCCAGTCTGAAAAGTGAACACAGCGGCAGCGACCCAGCAGTTAGTCTTGTACCAAGCGGTGGCAGCGGTTGGGCCACTACTAAAGATCCTGCCACACAAACTACCAACACCACTAGCAACGCCACTACTACACCACCTACAACCTCCGATACTACCACC AGCAACACACCCTCGCCACAATGTGCAACGGGAGCTGTTCCTGCAACGGCATCACCACTGCAACCACCACAACCAGGACAACAGAATACTTCACAGACATCACACTCCACTGCGCCCTCATGGAGCGCAATTATGAGCAGACCAGGAGATGCcg GTGGGCCCGTCGTGGCAGCAGTGGTTGGTTACGCGGGGCTTGTGGGGGGCGGGAGAGGGGGAAGAGGTGCCCTTGGACTGAGCTTTCTCGCCCACCAGTCCCCGCAGTTCCAACACGAGTTCCCCAGCCTCAGTGGCCAGACCTCCGTCTCCATCTCCAATCAGAGTCAGACTCAACCGTCCTCGACAACGCCGAACGCAAATTCCAATGCGATATCGGTAGCTGCTCAACAACAGTCGTTGCTGCCGCAGCAGTCCCAATCCCACAGCCACTCAG GCGATGGCACAGCCGGGTCACAGCAGGCACAGTCTCAACAGACCAGGGAATTGACTGCACAATATGGTCCAGGGCCCAGTCTACGCCCACAAA cGGAAGGCAGTTGGATTCAAGGTGGAAGTCGTACAGCAAGCGGAACTGGAGCAGGAACACCTGGACCAGGAAATGGGAATACTCCGGGGGCCCAGGGCCCCCCGCATATTGGCGTAGGTGGACTACCAGAGGGACCCGCTGGCGGGCGACCCAACTTGGGCCAGTCGCTACCCATGGGCATGGCCCAGGCAGGCCCTAATGGTTCCCCAGCTGCCCAAGCGGCTACAACCCCTGGCGCCAGTCAAAATCCTAGCCTGCATAACTATCGAGGATTAATTCCTCCTTTC ATGTACCGAGGCAGCTTTCCTGGAGGATTTCCTTCACAATTCCCACCAAATATGGGTGCGAATGGCCCTCGACAACGATTCACCCATCCCCAGGAACGATTCCCAGCTCCCCCGCGCCAGCAAGAACGTGAACGTCCTCCTCCCCCAGCAGATGAAGAAATAATCACCCGTCCAATAATTAAAGAGGAAGATTTGTCAAGAATGGACGACATTTCACGTGATGCTGGGTGGGCAGCCCATGACGATATCGATTACAACCAAAAGTTAGCTTTCAGCGATGATGAAACAGAACACGAACACcataaaaaagatgaaaaaaaagacttcAAAGATGACAAACGCGAGGAAAGTCAACCCGAGGAAAAAGAGAAGTCAAGAGAACGTGAACGGGAGCCTAGGGATAATCGTGAACAGTCCCAGTCTCATCGTGGATGGAATCAAGGACCTCCACCGTTATCTCGTGATTTCCGTGGTACAAATGGTCCTGTCAATCATCCTCCGCAACAGCAAATGCGAACTCCACATCCACCTCGGG GTCTCGAGGAAGACGAATTATGGAATCAGAGACGCAGAGAACAAGGAGAATGGGTGGCCTCGACTGTGGAGCGGGCCCGCCAGcgtaaagaagaagaagaaaaaagattccGAGAGTCCATTAAACAAGCTGCAGATAAAAAACTACAGGACTTGGagcaaaaaattaaggaaaaatACGTCAAGCAAAAAGATGACGATTCAGGATCTTCATCCGAACCGAAATCTTTAATCAGTGTACCTTCGTCTATTATTCCAGTACCCGACTGGGAGCGAGACAGGGAAAATCGAGAAAGTCGCGAAAGAGACAGATCTCGTACTTCATCCGAGGGCAAAGATGAAAAGCCTGTGAGCCGAGATTCTCGCGATAGTCGTGATACTCGGGATATTCGCGACACACGAGAAACTCGTGATACAAGAGATACTCGAGAAACTCGTGATACGAGGGATACGAGGGATACGAGGGATGTCCGGGATGCCCGAGACGCTCGTGATACTCGAGATGTTCGAGATGTACGTGATACTCGAGATTCTCGAGATTCTCGAGACCAGCCAGTCTCAGAATTTCGTCAAATTACTCAAATTGAGCGTCCGAACTTCATGCGGTCTCAAGACATGTCGCGTAACGAGCGGGAACGTGATCGCGACCAACGAGAGATTAGAGAAAGGGAGCAACCGGCATTTTCTAAGCACTTTCAGAACGACTTACCCCCAAGGTTCCAGAAACAACAGGCTGAGAGAACTGGTGGAGCCTATAACAGGGTATCACCGAATGCAGAGCAGCGGCCCGCTCCTCAAGCAATACCTTTCTCTCAACAATATGACCCTAGCAGATGGGTGCACAGCAGTCACCCTAACGTGCCGA ACAGTGTCAAGAAGCAATCTCATTCCATGCCACTGCCCCAACGTAGAAATCGAACTGATTCAGAATTGTCTGGTCCAATCGAGGACGATAGACCTCCTTCAAGAGATCATCGAGGACTACCGAGAGACGATCGTTACCGACATTCGTCCCACAGATCGTACGATGGTCGCAAACCATCTAGCGGTAGTTATTATGATGATCATGCACGCTATAGAGAATACGAATATGATGATAGACATTCTCGTGATTCTTGGGAACGTGAGAGGCATTACGATGATAGAGACAGAGATAatcgagaaagagaaaagaaagattaCGACAATTATTCCAAG AGTTCGCCACAACAAGATCCGTTTGACGAACGTGAACCCACTCGGGAGCGCCCAGAGAATCCCGAGTGGCGAGATGATAGACGGGACATGCGCGATGATCGGATAACCCAAGAAAGGCAAACTGATAGTCGTCGTGATCCACCCAGAGATGATCGTATTGATCGTAGTGAGCGTCCTCAACGACCGGATTCTCGTGACAGTCGCGCATCTCGAGAATCGAGAACTTCTCTTCGCGACGACGACATGCATAAGTCACGAGATTGCGGATCCTGGGTGAATGATATACCAGAttatgaagaaaagaaacgagatCCTTACCGTGAAGATAACAGAGATCGCCGGCAACCGCCTGGACCTGTAACCAGGGAAAAACTGGAAGCTGACGAGCTTAAAGGTGAAAAACGTAATTTGACGCAGCTGAAGCGTTCTGGATCTGAGCTGGATAAAAAAGACAGCAGCAAAGATAGCCCTACCGAGGCTAAGAAGGAACTCGACATGTGGAATAGGAAATTGGAACTGAGCTCAGAAAACAGTAGAAACGTGGAAAGAGGAGGTGATAACTCGCCGAAAGCGTGGGCTGATGCAATATCTCCAACTTTGGAGATGGAAGATGAGAAGGTTTTTCTTGAACCtatgaaggatgaaaaagagattgatgaaatgaaacaaaGTATGGAAAAACTAAGTGTCGACAACAAACGGGACGATGCCCTATGCATTGAAGTTAAAGAAGATTTGAAAGATGAGAAGCGGGATAAAAATGTGAGAAATAGAACCAATAGTGGAAGTTCAAGAGGTCGAGAATCTGGTCGTAGTGCTAGGCAGTATGGAGGTTATAGCGTGTACACTACTCGTGGGTGGCGTGGCGCGGATCAGAGAGGGAGAAGAGGAGGACCAAGGTCCCTGGGCAGACCTGGTTCTGCAAGAAGTGGTTCTTATGGTCACACAGATTCCGAACTTAGCGGAGACGAAATCTCCGGATCCACTGAATCTGGAAAGGAAGAGAGGCGTCCAGCTCGCTCTCCCAAGTCTTCTCAAAAATTGGACAAAGACGATCGCAATCGGGAAGTATCCAGGCGCGATGATAAACGCGGTGATTATACTCAAGTTCGCAGTGACAAAAGAAGCTATGACAGTAGATCCGGTCGTGAAGGGTTTGCACCATCCGGGGAACCTTCAAGACGGGGTCGAGGGGGGTTTCGGAACCGTGGTCCTACTACAGGCGGACGAATGAATACCAATTATGGTCCACCACCGAGTAAAAGCCCTTTTTCAACTGAACGGAATGCAGATGACAAAGAACCTAACCAACAGAAGCCCTCATCACCTACGCCAGAAAGTGAATTACCAGCTAGTGGTCCTCAGTTGTCTGAGTCCACTGATGACAAGATCATAGCCAAACAGCAAGCGCTGACTGCTGGTATTACTGGAAGACATACTAAATCCCCAAGTCAGCAAAGTCAGCAGCAAGGTAATAATAAGCAAGATTCACTTCAGAATCAGAACACAGTGCCACAGAGGTCACAAGTCAGAAAAGATGAAGGGAGGACTAAGAGAAATCACAGCAGCAGTAGACGAACACAA GGGAGAGAACATCGTGACGGACGTTTTCGTGGCAACCCCAGCAATGCACCGAAGCAAAATTCATCAGATATTGGTAACGACGACTGGGAAACAACTTCAGATAACAGCGAAGAACACATTGAAGATCGGAAAGAATCTCGAAACACACGTAATAAATCATATGGAAGTCGAGGAAATCAAAGCTCTCACCAGAATCCGACCGGCAACAACCAACAATCTCGAAGAAATGATCAATCAATAAACAACAGGGAACAAAGAGAACGAAATGTAACCAAACCCAGCAGTACGGCATCTCGTGCTCCTGGAGCTGAGAAAAGGAATGCGCAGAACGCTTCTTACAATCAACGGAACCACTCTGGAGCCATCCCGCCGTTGATGCAAAATACTCAACAAAATGGCCGTCCTAGAAGTCAAGGATCAGCAAATAGCGGGCCTTCCAATAAAGCCATAATAAAAGAAAGCACGGTTAATCGTGTTGATGAAATAAAGTTAAATGATTTAAATCTGGTAAATCAAGCTTTgaatgatataaataaaaaatctgtctcAAAAGAGAAGAAAGTTATCGACAGTGAGTTGGAAGTAAACAATTATTCTGGCGGTGGAGACGATGGGGCGAACAGTAACGAAGATAAAATAGATGCGGATGGCTTTCAAGAGGTTAGGTCCAAGAAGAATGTAAAGGAGTCTAGGCATAATCAGAAAGAAGAAGCCAAACCCATGAgacgtgaaaaagaaaaggaaagagaacGAGATCGTTCAAAATCAAAGTCTAACGGACCTCAGCCCACCCCACAGCAGATTCAAAATATTCCACCATTGTTGGGACAACCAATTCCTCAGCCTGCCAACTTGCCACAGAAACAATTTGACAGAGAAAGAAATTCTAATCGGCAAACATTGGCCCCTCGATTCCAGAAAGCACGTTTAGCTAAACAGCAACAACAGATGGGAATCGGCGAAAGTAACGACACAAATAAAGTGAATTCTAATAATATCTATGTTTCAAAAGACTCAGCTGGTGGGCCAGCTCCACCACCATCAGTCAATGCTTGGGATAAACCATTTACCAGTCAAATAAGGTCCAATTCACCATCAACAGTTCCTGCAGACATTCAACTTATGTCTGGAATAACTGGTCAAAATGAACATAATCATGAGACCAATGAACAGGTCAATTCTAGAGGTAGTAGTCAACGGAATTCACCAAACACAGAAAAAACTGTTAATAAAACAGCGAAGGatattattgttgaaaaaaatgtttcggaCGGAACTTCACCCCCTGTCCAAAcgttgattttcgaaaatacaaACTATTCTAAAACGACAAAATCTGGACCATCGGATCTGACGTTGAAATCAAAGTTTTCAAACCATATGAAAACTCAACAGCGAGTAGATAAACGCGGCGAAATCGAAGATGATGGTCAGCTGCAACAGCATCAGCAACAAGCTCTGTCTGCTGTCTTTTCCAACAAATCTAACGAACTTATGAAAGATAAATCGCAAGAACCCATTCAGATGCCATTGACTTTTAGCAAAAACGAGGACAATGCTGATATGAAATTGGACTTTACATTTGATTCTGAACTGTCACAACTGACGGAAGATGCTAAAAGTAAATCTTTGGGAATGCCACGATCGATTCACATGACCGGGGGTCAAAGTACTATTTCTCCTTCAACAGCAGAACTTAATCTAAAAATTGCATCTGTGAAGAAAGTATGGGAAAATGCACCCCCAATGCCAACAGTGGTCGAACATGAAGATGGAAGCGTTGTTGCCACTGCAAATAGTTTCCCTCAACCCTTTGAGAGCAATGATGTCGACGACAGCTACAGTCCTCACCAGCAATACAACCAGAGCAATATGAAAAACGAAATAGCAACTTCGACAAATGTATGCAAG GAGTTTCCTCAATATCCGGGCTCCCAAGCTGCACAATATGGAGGAATGTCTGCTATACCTTCACCACCAGCAGTCTTATTCAACACTGGATCAGGTCAATTACCAGCGCAGGCTGGTGGGTTATATGGAGCATTCCAGCTAGATCAAAGTCGATCTCCTTTTACTCAATATGCTCCTTATGGACAATCGCTTCAGAGCTCGTTTAATCAACAGAGTGTCTACTTGCAACAACCTCCACCGCCTCCGCATGCACCTAGTGCAACTCCTGACATGTATCAGAATAACATGTCACAGTACAGAATC ACAACTGCGGCAGCACCGCCTTTTGGTCAAAATCAACAACTGAGCAATAACCCAAATACAGTGTTGATCAGCTCATCGTCAAACTCTCTCATGTCCGCCAGTGTAAAACCGTCTACCCAACCAATTGGTGCCATTGGGACCAAAGCACCACATTTTCAAGCTCCATCAGCACAGCCGAATCAG GTAACCTATATACCGTATGATCCGAACCAGGTTTTAGGTGTAAGTGGTAACTACATGGGTAACTCACAATTGGTGCAGCGACCTGGACCAACCGTTCAACCATCTGCAAACAGTTACTACAGCGCTACCTCCGCCGGTAAACCTAACACGCTTCTGT ATGTATTTCCTGGTTCACAAACAGGCTTCTACCAACCGGGTGGTGCGGGACAACAAACTGGGACTCATTACGGACTGCAGGGGTTTGGCCAACATAGTCAGAGTCTTGCAACTGGTAGTGCCACACCAGTTGGTCTTCAGAATTTCGGATCTCAGTTCCTTTCTGGATCTGGAATACAAATGGCTGCTGCAGCTGCTGCTCAGCAGTATAGAAACCCTACTGGAGGTTTGCCGGGACCTGGTAATGCTGCTGCTACATTTCTTGGAAAACACCAGCAACAAGAACAGTCTAGACAATTGAAGAGCCCGTCGGGTAATCAACAAGATGTTTTGGCCTCCGTTTTCAGCTCTA CTTCTCAAATTCCTTCGCCAAAATCGCGGAATTGCAAGCAACAAACACCGACTCAACAACCGCAACCAAGTCCAACTCAAATTCATAAGTATCAGCAATATCAGGGCGCCACTCAGTCTGCTCTGGTAAGCAGCTACAGTAACTAT GTATTACAACAGAATGTACGTGGAATGGGCATGCCGCCGCCACGTCCGGGAATCCAACCGTCCCAACAACGTTATCCAGCGCCAATACAACGGCCAACTCCTTTTCCTCCTGGCCCAAACCCCAACCCAGGTCAACAACAACCAAACTGTATGCCTActcagcagcaacaacaggCGCAAATGAATCGTCACAGACCAAACATTCaccagcaacagcagcagcaacaacagcaacagcagcaacaacgtAACATGAAAATGTCGCAACAATACTACAGTAATCAAg gCAATGTGAAAATGGACTCTAATGACAAACAAGATTCGCACAATGAGAAACTGTCTGAGAGCAGTAATGGCACTCAACCTGGTAACAAGGCCAACGTGAATCAGCAAGATGGTGAGAATAAAGAGGAAGTTAACCAACAAAATGAGTAG